A stretch of Cygnus olor isolate bCygOlo1 chromosome 16, bCygOlo1.pri.v2, whole genome shotgun sequence DNA encodes these proteins:
- the SLC9A8 gene encoding sodium/hydrogen exchanger 8, with amino-acid sequence MRTLPPRSPLSFPTIESAEAPARAATPLPEVTRFEPAGGKMAEFANVTHEAINATLRTTLAATTKLVVPTPAKPILPVQTGVQAQQEEQSSGMTIFFSLLVLAICIILVHLLIKYRLHFLPESVAVVSLGILMGAFIKIIEAQKLANWKEEEMFRPNMFFLLLLPPIIFESGYSLHKGNFFQNIGSITLFSVFGTAISAFIVGGGIYFLGQADVIYKLNMTDSFAFGSLISAVDPVATIAIFNALNVDPVLNMLVFGESILNDAVSIVLTNTAEGLTRENMSDVSGWQTFLQALGYFLKMFFGSAALGTLTGLISALVLKHIDLRKTPSLEFGMMIIFAYLPYGLAEGISLSGIMAILFSGIVMSHYTHHNLSPVTQILMQQTLRTVAFMCETCVFAFLGLSIFSFPHKFETSFVIWCIVLVLFGRAVNIFPLSYLLNFFRDHKITPKMMFIMWFSGLRGAIPYALSLHLGLEPIEKRQLIGTTTIIIVLFTILLLGGGTMPLIRLIDIEDSKARKRNKKDINLSKTEKMGNTIESEHLSELTEEEYEAQYIKRQDLKGFMWLDAKYLNPFFTRRLTQEDLHHGRIQMKTLTNKWYEEVRQGPSGSEDDEQELL; translated from the exons ATGCGCACCCtcccaccccgcagccccctctcTTTTCCCACCATAGAGTCGGCGGAGGCTCCGGCTAGAGCGGCCACGCCGCTCCCGGAAGTGACGCGCTTTGAGCCGGCGGGCGGCAAGATGGCGGA GTTTGCAAATGTCACCCATGAAGCCATCAATGCCACCCTCCGCACCACGCTGGCTGCTACCACCAAGCTGGTGGTACCTACACCTGCTAAACCTATCCTTCCAGTTCAGACTGGAGTCCAAGCACAGCAAGAGGAGCAATCTAGTGgcatgacaattttttttagtCTTCTTGTATTAG ctatCTGCATCATATTGGTGCATTTACTGATAAAATACCGACTTCATTTTTTACCAGAGAGTGTAGCTGTTGTTTCTTTAG GTATCCTTATGGGagcttttataaaaatcatAGAGGCTCAAAAGCTGGCCAACTGGAAG gaagaagaaatgtttcgcccaaatatgttttttctgcttttgcttccaCCTATTATATTTGAATCTGGATATTCATTGCATAAG ggcaatttttttcagaacatagGCTCCATCACgctattttctgtatttggcACAGCAATATCAGCTTTCATTGTAGGTGGAGGAATTTATTTCCTGGGCCAG GCTGATGTAATTTATAAACTCAACATGACAGACAG TTTTGCATTCGGCTCTTTAATATCTGCGGTTGACCCTGTGGCTACTATTGCCATTTTCAATGCCCTCAATGTGGATCCTGTACTTAACATGTTGGTTTTTGGAGAAAGCATTCTCAATGATGCAGTCTCTATCGTCTTGACCAA CACTGCGGAAGGTTTGACAAGAGAAAATATGTCAGATGTAAGTGGATGGCAAACCTTTCTACAGGCACTGGGATACTTTCTTAAGATGTTCTTTGGCTCTGCAGCACTTGGCACACTTACCGGCCTTATTTCTGCATTA GTGCTAAAGCACATTGATTTAAGGAAGACACCCTCCCTAGAGTTTGGGATGATGATTATCTTTGCTTACCTTCCTTACGGACTTGCAGAAGGTATCTCGCTCTCAG GTATCATGGCAATCCTCTTCTCTGGCATCGTCATGTCCCACTATACACACCATAACCTCTCCCCGGTTACACAGATATTAATGCAGCAGACACTGAGAACTGTTGCTTTCATGTGTG aaacgtgtgtttttgcatttcttggCCTGTCAATTTTTAGTTTTCCTCACAAGTTTGAAACATCCTTTGTCATCTGGTGCATA gtacTTGTTCTGTTTGGTAGAGCAgtgaatatttttccactttcgTACCTACTCAACTTTTTCCGTGATCATAAAATCACCCCCAAAATGATGTTCATCATGTGGTTTAGTG GTCTACGTGGTGCAATTCCCTATGCCCTCAGCCTTCATTTGGGCTTGGAACCAATCGAGAAGCGACAGCTCATTGGGACAACAACAATCATCATTGTGCTGTTCACAATTttgctgctgggaggaggaacCATGCCCCTCATCAGACTGATTGATATTGAGGACTCCAAAGCACGCAAGAGgaacaagaaggacattaacCTTAGCAAGACAGAGAAgatg GGAAATACCATAGAATCCGAACATTTGTCAGAGCTCACAGAGGAGGAATATGAAGCCCAGTACATAAAACGCCAGGACCTCAAAGGGTTTATGTGGCTTGATGCTAAGTATTTGAATCCTTTCTTCACCAGACGACTCACACAAGAA GACTTGCATCATGGGCGCATACAGATGAAAACCCTCACAAACAAATGGTATGAAGAAGTACGACAAGGACCCTCAGGATCTGAAGATGATGAGCAAGAGCTGCTATAG